The nucleotide sequence AGCTGTCCGAACGCTAAAAGTTCAGGACGAAACCGCAATTCTCTACGCGATCGACGCCACAATCTCACCTTCCGATGAACACGTCGAGTGGTCCGGAGCCGACTTGTTCCTGCGCGGAACCAACGGCAATCCCAACGAGATTGGCGACCTGATGACTCTCAAGCTCTGGAACGGGACAACGTTCGAGGCTATCAAAAACAAGTCCCAACTCTCCGGACCCCAACGCCTGCTACTCTCCATGCGATACTGCGGAAAACAGAACGAGGTACAGTTCAACTTCAACTTCGCCAACTTCGGCCCCGCCTTCGAACTCCCCGAACTTGCCGTTGGTGTTTAAGAGTCATCCGAATCTGACTGCGGACACGCACCGCTTTCGACGCTCACTCTCCCAATCGATCAAAAGTCTCAATTTGCACATGGTGCTTTAAAATTGATTGCCCGTTCTGATGTGCGTTTTCACAGGACGCAAGAGACGACTCGCTTTTGAGGTCGCCTTTTCTTCAACATAGACATCGCGACCACCAATGTGGAGAATCCTCGATAGGGAAACTTCGTTCGTGATTGGCAACGTCTTGCGAATAAGCAATGGGGCAACGCAATGCTTATTGATCCTCATCAGTGGAATTCACGAAACGAGAAAGAGAAACCAACGAAAGCGTTCAGCGAAGAACGCGGGAAACTCGTTGAAGCAATAGAACTCTTCCTGACAGGCAATACATCAGCATTTGATTTTGATGAAGCCCTCGACCCGTTTCGGAGATCCTCAGATCCGATCGTACGAATCGTTGCAGAAGAGATGTGGTACTTCTACGACGATCTCGATGACCACTATGTAGCGATGACCAAGCAAGAGTGGGGATACGTTCAGCGACTCCTCTTGCTCCTGAAATCGAACTGCGAAATCGTTACAGCAAAAACGCGAATCTGGTCATGGACGCAACTCGTCGCAGCGGCAAGTGTCATCACGTTTGTCGTGATCTCCCTCAAGGTTGGCTGGGGTGCACAACTCTTCGTCTTATCAATTCCATTCGGCTTCGTCTCCATCCTTCTTTCGCGACTTGATCGCAACGAGACAGGCATACTCGATGCTTACACCGCAGCGATTCACCCCTTCGCTTCCTTCGGCGATCTCAGAGAAGCCTATGAGTCGGTTCGATTCTTGAAAACACCTTATCCTCAAGAGTTGAACGAAAGCAGGATCAGAACTCCCAGCCAAGAACGTTTCCTGCTATTACAGTTGCATGTGCATTGGCTACTCTTCGCCCCAATTTATTTAGCATTCCAGATATTCCCACACCGAGCAATTTTGAAGGTGGGGAGGCCGCAGTAGACAGTGTTTACTGCTGTCGTCAGCTGTGTGCGAACGTAACCCTGCAACTCACTTGCGTGAGATAGCTTGCTGCAGTGGGCGGAGGATTTGTTCGATGACGTGTTCCTCGAGAAGTCTTTCGCAATCGTTGCGCAGCTCGGTGAGGGTTTGCACGAAGTGTCCGTCGTGGGGCAAGCTGCCGTATTGCCGGATGGTGAAGTAGACGCTGATCGTCTCTTCGGGGAAATCGTCCCGACGAACCTGATAGGCGTTGGTTCGCGTTTCTACCATCAATCGACACTGCCTGCGGCAGTCCTCTGTGAGGGCCATTGTGATTGAGGGTTCGAAGTTGAGCGGGCGCGTCCCTTCCATTGAGAGAACGCTTTCGAACGCGGGAGACAGTCCGAGCGCCTCAGCAACGAGCTCGTCGTGATTGCCTCGATACGTGAAATCAAACCCGACGAGAAAGTCCAAAGCTTCGCAGTCGAGCGGACTCACGGACAACATATAAGGCGCCAACTCCAAAGCGAGCGCATGCTGTGGGAAGGCATCGTCGATCGTCGTGGGGTTCACGACACTGCTGCAGATTCGACGATCTTCAATGCTCAGCCAGCTGTAGCTTGTCTGGTCTTTGTCTTCTTCGAGAACAAATGCTCCGTTGTCACGATTGTAGAAATTCCGCATCGACGGATAGGTTTTCTGGAATCGTCCAAAGAATTCCAGAACCGTCTCACGTTGCGACGGCAGGGGCATTTCCGTGTAAAGATTCATGTTGACGAAATAGTCGTCTGCCACTGAATCGTAAATATTCATTCTCTCTCCTGTCTGATCCCGGTCCTTCGTCTCGATCAAAGTCTCCGGGAGCGCCGAGCGGGGTCACTCGGTGGCTACATTCTTCGGCACTGGCTATTCTAGAAGTGGACTCAAGGCTGGTCAAAGAGAACTGATCATGATTGATACGACTTCTCCCCAATCATTCGCTGTCTTCCGCACAGATCTTGGCTGGATGGGTGCCCACCTCGGACGTTTGGGCATCAAATCGCTCACATTCGGTCATACGACTGAGCAATCTGCCTGGGAAAGCTTGAATATTTCCCAAGACGAAGCAGCTGGCCCTCCGCCGGGATGGTGGAAAGACGCGCAGAATCTGCTGGTCGAATACGCTTCGGGAGAGCCCGTCGACTTGACGCAGATTCCGATCGAGATGGGTGAGAAAACCGCGTTTCAGCAAAGTGTCGTGTATCAGTTACAAAAAGTTCCGTACGGCGAAGTCGTGACTTATCGTGATTTGGCCGCTCGTTCCGGGTCACCGGGAGCTGCTCGAGCAGTTGGAAATCAGATGGCGAAGAACTGTCTTCCGCTCATCATTCCCTGCCATCGAGTCATCGGCTCAGGCGGAAAACTCGGCGGTTTTTCGGCTCCGCAAGGACTCGACATGAAACGCCATCTTCTGAGCATGGAAGGTTGCTCTCCGGAATCCTTCTCGGCCCCTTCAAATTCCGCAACCAATTGCCTCGTCTTCACTTAAGCGATCGAGTCAGTTTCGGAACGAGGACTCCCAGCACGAGGATCACGACCAGGAACGGCAGCAAAATCCTTGGTCGGCGGACAATCACCAGGAGCAAAGCTGCGATTCCGACGATCCACCACGGATTCAAATTCGCCCAGGCAGCTGCGCGGCCTTTGGAGGGCAATCCGATCCAGAACGCAGACATGAGCAGACCGACCCGCACAAAACTTCCACACCAGAAGTTGTTCGGTGAGTCGAGTACTGCGATCGCGATCCCGGTCAACAGGCACGCAACGGCAATAACTGCCACAAGGACGCGATTCACCTGTGGACGATTCGACTCAGTCAATGGTTCGCTCCTTGCAAAAGTTGCTCACATCCTGAGTTGAATTCCCGATAAAAGAGATTGTCGCCACTGAAGTTCGTCCGATATAAGCCTTGAAGCACGCGAGCGAGGAACGCACCCGGTACGTGTTTGTCAGGTTCTTTGGGACACCAATTCACGGATGAAGTCCGCAATCCTCTTCCTTATTCTGGCGATCTCTACGGGCTGTAGTCACACCGCAGTGGT is from Thalassoglobus sp. JC818 and encodes:
- a CDS encoding methylated-DNA--[protein]-cysteine S-methyltransferase is translated as MIDTTSPQSFAVFRTDLGWMGAHLGRLGIKSLTFGHTTEQSAWESLNISQDEAAGPPPGWWKDAQNLLVEYASGEPVDLTQIPIEMGEKTAFQQSVVYQLQKVPYGEVVTYRDLAARSGSPGAARAVGNQMAKNCLPLIIPCHRVIGSGGKLGGFSAPQGLDMKRHLLSMEGCSPESFSAPSNSATNCLVFT